A genomic region of Arachis stenosperma cultivar V10309 chromosome 9, arast.V10309.gnm1.PFL2, whole genome shotgun sequence contains the following coding sequences:
- the LOC130948093 gene encoding geraniol 8-hydroxylase-like, with product MDFVSCTMIFVLTCVTMHALCLLFTKSTKPNYKLPPGPSRLPIIGNLLDMGEKPHLSLSKLTKIHGPIMSLQLGQKTSVVVSSAEMAKEILLTHDHLLSNRQIPQSVSVLNHEHYSFAFIPISPLWREMRKICNTQLLSHKNLDDSQQVRRKKMQQLLNDVHHSSQIGEAVDIGALGFKATINLLSNTIFSIDLIDSTDAAGEFKDLVTNITNLVGTPNLADFFPVLKMIDPQGINRRQAKNVTKVLDIFDRLINQRLKLREDGFHSKNDMLDSLLTISKDNKLIDKTLIAHLFHDIFVAGTDTTVSTLEWAMSELVRNPQVMEKAKEELGEIVGNNGSVPVEESDISKLPYLQAVIKETLRLHPPVPFLLPRKAEIDVDIGGYTIPKDAQVMVNVWNIGRDPSLWDNPTLFSPERFIGSDIDVKGTNFELVPFGAGRRICPGLQLANRMLYLMLGSLINSFDWKLQHGMRLEDIDMTEKFGITLQKAQPLKVFPINISN from the exons ATGGACTTTGTTAGTTGCACAATGATCTTTGTATTGACATGTGTGACCATGCATGCACTTTGTTTACTCTTTACGAAATCCACAAAACCTAACTACAAGCTTCCTCCGGGACCCTCCCGGCTTCCGATAATTGGAAACCTCCTTGACATGGGGGAAAAGCCTCACTTGTCTTTGTCCAAGCTGACGAAGATTCATGGTCCAATAATGAGTCTGCAGCTTGGACAAAAGACATCAGTAGTAGTCTCTTCCGCCGAAATGGCGAAAGAGATACTTCTAACCCATGACCACCTCTTGTCAAACCGACAAATTCCACAATCCGTGTCggttctcaaccatgaacactaCAGCTTTGCATTTATTCCCATTTCGCCCCTTTGGcgcgaaatgagaaaaatatgCAACACTCAACTATTATCCCACAAGAATCTTGATGATAGCCAACAAGTTAGGCGTAAGAAAATGCAACAACTCCTTAATGATGTTCACCATAGCAGCCAAATCGGTGAAGCTGTCGATATTGGAGCACTAGGGTTCAAGGCTACCATAAATCTGTTATCTAACACCATTTTCTCCATAGATTTGATTGACTCTACAGATGCAGCGGGAGAGTTCAAGGATCTGGTTACCAACATCACAAACCTTgttggaacaccaaacttggcTGATTTCTTCCCCGTGTTGAAGATGATTGACCCACAAGGCATTAACCGAAGGCAGGCTAAGAACGTAACAAAGGTTCTTGATATCTTCGACCGTTTGATTAACCAACGATTGAAGCTAAGAGAAGATGGTTTTCATAGCAAAAATGACATGTTGGATTCTCTACTCACCATTTCCAAGGACAACAAGTTGATTGATAAAACACTCATTGCACATCTATTCCAT GATATATTCGTTGCCGGAACAGACACAACCGTATCTACCTTAGAATGGGCAATGAGTGAGTTAGTTCGTAACCCACAAGTTATGGAAAAGGCTAAAGAGGAATTAGGAGAAATAGTTGGCAACAATGGTAGCGTCCCTGTTGAGGAGTCAGATATTTCGAAACTACCATACTTACAAGCAGTAATAAAAGAGACGCTACGCCTGCACCCACCAGTTCCATTCTTGTTGCCACGAAAAGCTGAAATTGATGTGGACATTGGTGGCTACACCATCCCAAAAGATGCTCAAGTCATGGTTAATGTGTGGAACATTGGAAGGGATCCAAGCTTGTGGGACAATCCAACATTGTTTTCTCCGGAGAGGTTCATAGGTTCGGATATTGATGTTAAAGGAACGAACTTTGAACTGGTTCCGTTTGGTGCTGGAAGAAGAATATGTCCCGGATTACAATTGGCTAATAGGATGTTGTATTTGATGTTGGGTTCATTGATCAACTCCTTTGATTGGAAGCTTCAACATGGAATGAGATTAGAAGATATTGACATGACTGAGAAATTTGGAATTACCCTCCAAAAAGCTCAACCACTTAAAGTTTTTCCAATCAATATAAGCAACTGA
- the LOC130948254 gene encoding FRIGIDA-like protein 4a, which yields MGSIPDPGELSEVAPPPSFDEFQRQTSLMTSCTLLWKELSDHFSSLEKDLVSKSEALKLKIRTFDNHTAQSLKLLDHRESSIEGSVQIALRKLDNNRTAALSALTDSDCGDSAAGDGEVDNGEGLVLKLKSFCLRMDAVGFWMFVIGKKKELEALRSEMPVALSECVDPAKFVLEAISEVFPVDKRGGEKVGSGDLGWACVLVLESLIPVVVDPVIGKSRLMVTPAVKERAKEIAETWKASLEERGGIENVKTPDVHTFLQHLVTFGIVKKDDLDLYRKLVIGSAWRKQMPKLALSLGLADEMPDMIEELISKGQQLDAVHFTYEVGLVDKFPPVPLLKSYLKDAKKVASSILEDPNNAGRAATLAARKEQSALRAVIKCIEEYKLEDEFPPENLKKRLDQLEKVKTDKRKPVVVPANKRTRASNSNGGPMPPAKAGRLTNAYVSSFPAAPAFVRSPSHGQYPAALPAYPSPPHMYGSRSPPYAAYSPEPAPAMAGSYPAASMNYPAYGGYGNVMAPTYQQAYYR from the exons ATGGGGTCCATCCCCGATCCCGGCGAGCTGAGCGAGGTTGCTCCTCCGCCGAGCTTCGACGAGTTCCAGCGTCAGACCTCACTTATGACCAGCTGCACACTCCTCTGGAAGGAGCTCTCCGACCACTTCTCCTCACTTGAGAAGGACCTAGTCAGCAAATCAGAAGCACTCAAGCTCAAGATTCGCACCTTCGACAACCACACCGCTCAGTCCCTAAAACTCCTTGACCACCGCGAGTCCTCCATCGAGGGAAGCGTCCAGATCGCCCTCCGCAAACTCGACAACAACCGGACCGCTGCGCTCTCCGCTCTTACCGACTCTGACTGCGGCGACTCCGCCGCCGGCGATGGTGAGGTGGACAATGGCGAGGGCCTAGTGCTGAAACTGAAGTCATTCTGCCTGAGAATGGATGCGGTAGGGTTTTGGATGTTCGTGATCGGGAAGAAGAAGGAACTGGAGGCGCTGAGGTCGGAGATGCCGGTGGCGCTGTCGGAGTGTGTGGATCCGGCGAAGTTCGTGCTGGAGGCGATATCGGAAGTGTTTCCTGTGGACAAGAGAGGAGGGGAGAAGGTAGGTAGCGGGGACCTAGGTTGGGCGTGCGTGCTGGTGCTGGAGTCGCTGATCCCGGTGGTGGTGGACCCAGTGATAGGGAAGTCGAGGCTGATGGTGACGCCGGCAGTGAAGGAGAGGGCGAAGGAGATCGCTGAGACTTGGAAGGCGAGCCTTGAAGAGAGGGGAGGGATCGAGAACGTGAAGACCCCTGACGTGCACACGTTCTTGCAGCACCTTGTCACCTTTGGGATTGTCAAGAAGGATGACTTAGATTTGTACAGGAAGCTTGTCATTGGCTCCGCCTGGAGGAAACAGATGCCTAAGCTCGCTCTTTCCCTCGGTCTTGCTGATGAAATGCCTg ATATGATTGAAGAGTTAATCAGCAAAGGCCAGCAGCTTGATGCAGTGCACTTTACATATGAAGTAGGTCTTGTGGACAAGTTCCCTCCTGTTCCGCTACTCAAATCTTATTTGAAGGATGCAAAGAAAGTTGCATCATCTATATTGGAAGATCCTAATAATGCAGGCCGAGCTGCG ACCCTAGCTGCAAGAAAAGAGCAATCTGCCCTCAGGGCTGTGATTAAATGCATTGAAGAGTACAAACTTGAGGATGAGTTCCCTCCCGAAAATCTGAAGAAGCGACTTGATCAGTTGGAGAAGGTCAAGACGGACAAGAGGAAACCAGTTGTTGTCCCTGCCAACAAAAGAACAAGAGCAAGCAACAGCAATGGAGGCCCAATGCCTCCTGCCAAGGCTGGCCGTTTGACCAACGCATATGTGTCATCTTTCCCTGCTGCTCCGGCATTTGTTAGGTCTCCATCACACGGGCAATACCCAGCTGCTCTTCCAGCATATCCTTCCCCACCACACATGTACGGAAGCAGAAGCCCCCCCTATGCTGCTTACTCACCGGAGCCAGCACCAGCTATGGCAGGTTCATACCCAGCTGCATCAATGAACTACCCTGCATATGGTGGCTATGGAAATGTTATGGCACCAACTTATCAGCAGGCTTACTACCGATAG